In a single window of the Litorilituus sediminis genome:
- a CDS encoding substrate-binding periplasmic protein, whose product MIKITLHLCFALLVMLSSVAHAQKTLHIGVGNFPPFFIEHEQSGLFLEITKTIFAQLPDYSPSFIFMSNHRLLHEINSGKRLDVACNIFAGPDVKGYLSKPIFRYQDVAVTRKKDNFSIASVADLQSLSIAAYQGATELLGADYKAMAMTNANYSEHAHPKETTYLLVSGEKAVRVGDISIFLYDLKRKQYAKTTDMKQTDFTVHRIWQDVYSHMAFKDKALRDEVDSVITQLLENGVIDKIYQKYQQ is encoded by the coding sequence ATGATAAAAATAACGCTTCATTTATGTTTTGCTTTATTGGTTATGCTATCAAGTGTTGCTCACGCCCAAAAAACACTACACATAGGTGTTGGTAATTTCCCGCCTTTTTTTATTGAACATGAGCAAAGTGGCTTATTTTTAGAAATCACAAAAACTATTTTTGCTCAGCTACCCGATTATTCACCTAGTTTTATTTTTATGAGTAATCACCGATTATTGCATGAAATTAATAGCGGTAAACGTCTTGATGTTGCCTGTAATATTTTTGCTGGCCCTGATGTAAAAGGTTATTTATCTAAGCCTATTTTTCGTTATCAAGATGTCGCGGTGACTAGGAAAAAAGATAATTTTAGCATAGCGTCAGTTGCTGATTTGCAGTCACTTTCTATTGCGGCTTATCAAGGTGCTACAGAGTTGTTGGGCGCTGACTATAAAGCGATGGCGATGACTAATGCCAATTACAGCGAACATGCGCATCCAAAAGAAACCACCTATTTACTTGTTTCAGGGGAAAAAGCGGTGCGTGTTGGTGATATCAGTATTTTTTTGTATGACCTAAAGCGAAAGCAATATGCCAAGACAACCGATATGAAACAAACTGATTTTACTGTGCACCGTATATGGCAAGATGTATATAGCCATATGGCGTTTAAAGACAAAGCGCTGCGTGATGAAGTCGATAGTGTTATCACTCAGTTACTTGAAAATGGTGTTATAGATAAGATTTATCAAAAGTATCAGCAGTAA
- a CDS encoding phosphotransferase: MNESAKSLTQLQKLSCFTDITQIEAITTGLSQPSYRVCADDKDYFAKYVGQQYLSDEVAISQISADANLSPSIIYCDKHWLISDYIDGQDLGHTRLAIADKIACALKLMTRFHQLAVSCETLDITTIYNGLIKAQANSYSSAQLATFQQLMAIIKSHTDINSELVSCHGDLNFNNILIDKASRSWLIDFECSCKAPAEFDIAMLIAVNELPVEQIAAISTQYQEQNPPAKLNQQVIHYFLLFSYLINGLWYENKRHTEQAYQQKFAALAKRQWQQLQRLLITMELALDSSIFTG, encoded by the coding sequence GTGAACGAGTCAGCAAAATCCTTAACACAACTGCAAAAGCTCAGTTGTTTTACTGATATAACGCAGATAGAGGCAATAACTACGGGTTTAAGCCAACCAAGTTATCGTGTCTGTGCTGATGACAAAGATTATTTTGCTAAGTATGTTGGCCAGCAATACCTAAGTGACGAAGTTGCCATTAGCCAAATAAGCGCTGATGCCAATTTAAGCCCGAGTATTATTTATTGTGATAAACACTGGCTCATTAGCGACTATATTGATGGCCAAGATTTAGGCCATACAAGACTCGCGATTGCGGATAAAATAGCTTGTGCGCTTAAATTAATGACCCGTTTTCATCAACTTGCTGTTTCTTGTGAAACACTTGATATAACAACCATCTATAACGGCTTAATCAAGGCACAGGCAAACAGCTATAGTTCAGCGCAGCTAGCAACTTTTCAACAATTAATGGCAATAATCAAAAGCCATACAGACATTAACAGCGAGCTAGTTAGCTGTCATGGCGACTTAAACTTTAATAATATCTTAATAGATAAAGCCAGCCGCAGCTGGTTAATCGATTTTGAGTGTAGCTGCAAAGCACCAGCCGAGTTTGATATTGCCATGTTAATTGCAGTGAATGAGTTGCCAGTAGAGCAAATTGCAGCTATTAGCACACAGTATCAAGAGCAAAATCCGCCAGCAAAACTCAATCAACAAGTCATTCACTACTTTTTACTGTTTAGCTATTTAATCAATGGCTTGTGGTATGAAAATAAACGCCACACTGAACAGGCATATCAGCAGAAATTTGCCGCGTTAGCTAAAAGGCAATGGCAGCAGTTACAGCGCTTGCTAATAACAATGGAACTAGCCTTAGATAGCTCCATATTCACTGGATGA
- a CDS encoding sodium:solute symporter family protein: protein MDELKLYTYIAVFGTFALYFGIAWWARAGSTSDFYVAGGGITPFQNGMAIGADWMSAASFISMAGLIAFLGYGGSVFLMGWTGGYVLLAMLLAPYMRKHGKFTVPEFISDRYYSKTARIVAVVCLIIASVTYVIGQMKGVGVAFSRFLEVDYDLGLVIGMVVVWVYAVLGGMKGITYTQIAQYVVMIFAYTIPAVFISLQLTGNPIPQLGLGSTLADGSGVYLLDKLDMVVTDLGFKEYTTANMGGTLNMFAYTMSLMIGTAGLPHVIMRFFTVPSVQAARQSAGYALVCIALLYTVAPAVGAMARFNLMNTIEPAAGENLVYDERPQWFKDWEKTGLLKFEDKNGDGKVQYTANAETNEMVKVDRDIMVLANPAIANLPNWVIALVAAGGLAAALSTAAGLLLAISSSVSHDLMKGVFVPDMSEKNELLAGRVTMTIAILFAGYLGMNPPGFAAGTVALAFGLAASSIFPALMMGIFSKKMTGQAAVWGMISGIGVTMLYVFQHKGIMFIPGTSFLGDMGANWFFGISPNAFGAVGALVNFGVAFAILKMTAPAPDHIQDLVENMRIPTGAGAAHDH, encoded by the coding sequence ATGGATGAGTTAAAACTTTATACCTACATCGCAGTTTTTGGCACGTTCGCGTTATATTTTGGTATTGCTTGGTGGGCTCGCGCCGGTTCTACTAGTGATTTCTACGTAGCGGGTGGCGGTATTACACCATTCCAAAACGGTATGGCAATTGGTGCTGACTGGATGAGTGCGGCGTCATTCATTTCAATGGCAGGTCTTATCGCTTTCTTAGGTTACGGTGGCTCTGTATTCCTAATGGGTTGGACTGGTGGTTATGTATTACTAGCCATGTTACTTGCTCCTTACATGCGTAAGCACGGTAAGTTCACTGTTCCTGAATTCATTTCTGATCGTTACTACTCTAAAACTGCTCGTATTGTGGCTGTTGTATGTTTAATCATTGCTTCAGTAACTTATGTAATCGGTCAAATGAAAGGTGTTGGTGTTGCCTTCTCTCGCTTCCTAGAAGTTGACTATGACTTAGGTCTAGTGATTGGTATGGTTGTTGTTTGGGTATATGCCGTACTTGGTGGAATGAAAGGTATTACTTATACGCAAATCGCTCAGTATGTAGTAATGATTTTTGCTTACACAATTCCAGCTGTATTCATCTCATTACAATTAACAGGTAACCCAATTCCACAATTAGGTTTAGGCTCTACTTTAGCTGATGGTAGCGGTGTTTACTTACTTGATAAGTTAGACATGGTAGTTACTGATTTAGGCTTTAAAGAGTACACCACGGCTAATATGGGCGGTACATTGAATATGTTCGCTTATACTATGTCACTTATGATTGGTACTGCGGGTCTTCCGCACGTAATTATGCGTTTCTTCACTGTACCTTCAGTACAAGCGGCACGTCAGTCTGCTGGTTATGCCTTAGTTTGTATCGCATTACTTTACACTGTAGCTCCAGCTGTTGGTGCAATGGCTCGCTTCAATCTTATGAACACAATCGAACCTGCTGCTGGTGAGAACCTTGTTTATGACGAGCGTCCACAGTGGTTTAAAGATTGGGAAAAAACTGGTTTATTAAAGTTTGAAGATAAAAATGGCGACGGTAAAGTTCAGTACACAGCCAATGCTGAAACGAATGAAATGGTTAAAGTTGACCGTGACATTATGGTACTAGCTAACCCTGCAATCGCGAACTTACCTAACTGGGTTATTGCGCTTGTTGCAGCCGGTGGTTTAGCAGCCGCACTATCAACTGCTGCTGGTTTATTATTGGCAATATCCTCATCGGTATCTCATGACTTAATGAAAGGGGTCTTTGTACCGGATATGTCAGAGAAAAATGAGCTATTAGCAGGTCGGGTAACCATGACCATCGCAATACTGTTTGCCGGTTATCTGGGGATGAACCCGCCTGGATTTGCCGCCGGTACGGTTGCATTAGCCTTTGGTTTAGCGGCATCAAGTATCTTCCCGGCGTTAATGATGGGTATCTTCTCTAAGAAGATGACAGGTCAAGCAGCGGTTTGGGGTATGATATCTGGTATCGGTGTAACTATGTTGTACGTATTCCAACACAAAGGTATTATGTTTATCCCAGGTACGTCATTCTTAGGTGACATGGGTGCAAACTGGTTCTTCGGTATCTCACCAAATGCCTTTGGTGCCGTGGGTGCGCTAGTGAACTTCGGTGTAGCATTCGCTATCCTTAAGATGACTGCACCAGCGCCAGATCACATTCAAGACTTAGTTGAGAATATGCGTATTCCAACAGGTGCTGGTGCTGCGCACGATCACTAG
- a CDS encoding leucyl aminopeptidase family protein yields the protein MSHLLNADTTGTPLTILEKANYDNWLAKQDDFSQNWLTKTGFSSQGLALLPKQNGDLAQAVFVVDDASHYFACGDLITQLPEGQYLLQADEAHHQAICFAWLIGAYQFDRYINKKAEKALPVLAVGKQALVDSASKYASATSLVRDLVNTPAADMMPEDLAHAAQDLVDEFGGEVKHIIGDDLLTQNYPTIHAVGRASVHAPRLIDLTWGDKKHPKVTLVGKGVCFDSGGLDVKPAAGMRNMKKDMGGSAHVLGLAQLIMAHKLPICLRVLIPAVENAVSGNALRPGDVVVTRKGISVEIDNTDAEGRLVMCDALAEAENDNPELLIDFATLTGAMRVALGTELPGFFSTSDDVANGITLAGSKITDPVWRMPLYKPYRDLLKSTVADMTNCATVPFGGAVTAALYLQDFINEGTDWVHFDVMAFNIRKQSGRPLGGEAFGIRAVFDYLNQRFG from the coding sequence ATGAGCCATCTATTAAATGCCGATACCACAGGTACCCCGCTGACAATTTTAGAAAAGGCTAACTATGATAACTGGTTAGCAAAACAAGATGATTTTAGCCAAAATTGGTTAACAAAAACCGGCTTTTCCAGCCAAGGTCTCGCCTTATTGCCAAAACAAAATGGCGACTTAGCGCAAGCCGTATTTGTTGTTGATGATGCCAGCCACTACTTTGCTTGTGGCGATTTAATTACCCAGTTGCCTGAGGGCCAATATTTGCTACAGGCTGACGAGGCACATCATCAAGCCATTTGTTTTGCTTGGCTAATCGGTGCTTACCAGTTTGACCGTTACATCAATAAAAAAGCCGAAAAAGCACTACCTGTATTAGCAGTAGGTAAGCAAGCACTGGTTGATAGCGCAAGTAAATACGCTAGCGCAACAAGCTTAGTTCGTGACTTAGTTAATACACCAGCAGCCGACATGATGCCAGAAGACTTAGCCCACGCTGCCCAAGATTTGGTTGATGAGTTTGGCGGCGAAGTTAAACACATTATTGGCGATGACTTATTAACACAAAATTACCCAACCATTCATGCAGTAGGCCGAGCCAGTGTCCATGCACCACGCCTGATTGATTTAACTTGGGGCGATAAAAAACACCCTAAAGTCACCTTAGTAGGTAAAGGCGTTTGTTTTGATAGTGGTGGTTTAGATGTTAAGCCTGCTGCCGGCATGCGTAACATGAAAAAAGATATGGGCGGCTCAGCGCATGTACTTGGTTTAGCGCAACTTATTATGGCGCATAAACTACCTATCTGTTTACGCGTACTTATCCCAGCGGTAGAAAACGCTGTATCAGGTAATGCCCTTCGCCCAGGCGATGTTGTGGTTACTCGTAAAGGCATCAGTGTTGAAATTGACAATACCGATGCTGAAGGTCGTTTAGTTATGTGTGACGCCCTTGCTGAGGCTGAAAATGATAACCCAGAGTTATTAATTGATTTTGCCACCTTAACCGGCGCTATGCGTGTCGCGTTAGGCACAGAGTTACCAGGATTTTTCTCTACCAGTGACGACGTTGCCAACGGTATCACCTTAGCTGGTAGTAAAATTACCGACCCGGTATGGCGTATGCCATTGTACAAACCTTATCGTGACTTACTAAAAAGTACCGTTGCCGATATGACTAACTGTGCCACAGTACCTTTTGGTGGTGCGGTAACCGCAGCATTATATTTACAAGATTTTATTAATGAAGGCACTGATTGGGTTCACTTTGATGTTATGGCCTTTAATATTCGTAAACAATCAGGCCGCCCATTAGGCGGTGAAGCATTCGGGATTCGAGCGGTATTTGATTATTTAAATCAACGATTTGGTTAA
- a CDS encoding exonuclease domain-containing protein has translation MSSAIANSPLFNWLLGYESKRKQLLKKAPDGALKDFLSVPFPDLKTPISRLPILSVDFETTGLDAKQDKLLSVGFVEIEKQQIKLNSCYHQIIKTKAQLKESNVIIHHITDQQKDQGEKLRIVVEALLKALTGKVMLVHFARIEKQFLQQACFELYGLVPTFPIIDTLAIAKRKLDKRDVAYDPSELRLSSLRNRYQLPEHHAHNALNDAIATAELLLAQTSKNQQKHTLLLKDILL, from the coding sequence ATGAGCAGCGCGATAGCAAACTCGCCTTTATTTAACTGGCTACTAGGCTATGAAAGCAAACGTAAGCAGTTACTCAAAAAAGCCCCCGACGGTGCGTTAAAAGACTTTTTATCAGTGCCCTTTCCCGATCTGAAAACCCCGATATCTCGCTTACCGATTTTATCGGTAGACTTTGAAACCACAGGTTTAGATGCGAAACAGGATAAATTACTCAGTGTTGGCTTTGTCGAAATTGAAAAACAGCAAATTAAGCTAAACTCCTGCTATCACCAAATCATCAAAACCAAAGCACAATTAAAAGAAAGTAATGTTATTATTCATCACATTACCGATCAGCAAAAAGATCAGGGTGAAAAGCTACGTATTGTCGTTGAAGCCTTACTAAAAGCGCTTACTGGCAAGGTAATGCTGGTACACTTCGCCCGCATTGAAAAACAATTCTTACAACAAGCATGCTTTGAACTTTATGGCTTAGTACCCACCTTTCCCATTATAGATACCTTAGCCATTGCCAAACGCAAACTTGATAAACGAGATGTTGCTTACGACCCTTCTGAGCTTAGGTTATCAAGCCTACGTAACCGCTACCAATTACCTGAACACCACGCCCATAATGCCTTAAATGACGCCATAGCTACCGCTGAATTACTGCTTGCTCAAACCAGTAAAAATCAGCAAAAACACACCTTGTTACTGAAAGATATTTTGCTCTAG
- a CDS encoding TonB-dependent receptor produces MTFCKSAICLAITAGFISLPVLSATDSQDDIEVITVSSDFRQQSLQTIPSSMSVLTTADIEQRNAQHLEELIAVSPNVNFASGSQRARYFQIRGIGERSQFKEPINPSVGMIIDDVDFTGIGSIATLFDVSQAEIFRGPQGTRFGANALAGMINVQTNAPTEDFEGAIKVDMGNYDSYGLGVALSGPAADTVNYRLAMNKHVSDGYINNIHLDRDDTNNRDELNIRGKLAIEASDDLTIDLTGFYFDFNNGYDTFSLDNNRDTYSDNPGFDNQETMALAARFTYEGFDNFSLISILSAADSELAYGYDEDWAFGEYEWRSDEPEYQPDPCITATGCLAEFDGYSSTDHYYRDKSTQTIELRALSKAGSELFNGTTNWVAGLYFKQDDEDLLRQYTYNDGDFNSNNSSTTIAAYGQLDSRLSKQLTLTTGLRVENRQADYKNSDSFNEEADDTMVGGKIVLSYQASKDSLWYGSINRGYKAGGNNTDGRLADQFRSFAPEYLTNYELGYKVSLLDNNAQIRTAVFYMDRTDMQVKSSQTIVREDGSTEFIEFLGNAATGKNYGLEIDASWQVSDSVDVYGALGLLESEFNDYVDAKGNSLNNEEQSHAPAYQFNIGINYQPTEYWLFNISVDGKDEFYFSDTRYYYGDRISKDDLTSESVALLNASVAYLQDNWQVKLWGRNLTDEDYANRGFYFPNDPRDGYTAKQYTQLSEPLVFGVTFDYQF; encoded by the coding sequence ATGACATTTTGCAAATCAGCCATTTGCCTAGCAATAACAGCTGGCTTTATCTCTTTACCTGTACTTTCTGCTACCGATTCCCAAGATGACATCGAAGTCATTACCGTGAGCAGCGACTTTCGCCAGCAAAGCTTACAAACTATTCCTTCATCTATGTCAGTATTAACTACTGCTGATATTGAGCAACGTAACGCACAGCATTTAGAAGAGTTAATCGCGGTCAGCCCGAATGTTAACTTTGCTAGTGGCTCACAGCGAGCAAGATATTTTCAAATTCGTGGTATAGGTGAACGCAGCCAGTTTAAAGAGCCGATCAACCCTTCTGTCGGTATGATTATCGATGACGTTGATTTTACTGGCATAGGCTCTATTGCAACATTATTTGATGTCAGCCAAGCAGAAATCTTTCGTGGCCCACAAGGTACACGCTTTGGTGCTAACGCCTTAGCTGGCATGATAAATGTGCAAACGAATGCGCCAACCGAAGACTTTGAAGGCGCTATCAAGGTAGATATGGGTAACTATGATAGCTACGGCTTAGGTGTCGCCTTATCTGGCCCAGCAGCCGATACAGTAAACTATCGCTTAGCCATGAATAAACACGTAAGTGATGGCTACATTAATAATATTCATCTAGATCGTGATGACACCAACAATCGCGATGAATTAAATATTCGCGGTAAACTCGCCATTGAAGCAAGTGATGACTTAACAATCGACTTAACCGGCTTCTATTTTGATTTTAACAATGGTTACGACACTTTCTCGTTAGATAATAATCGCGATACCTATTCAGACAATCCAGGTTTCGATAACCAAGAAACCATGGCCTTAGCTGCAAGGTTCACCTATGAAGGGTTTGATAACTTTTCATTGATTTCTATCTTAAGTGCTGCCGACTCTGAACTCGCCTATGGTTATGATGAAGATTGGGCGTTTGGCGAGTACGAGTGGCGCTCAGATGAGCCTGAATATCAGCCTGATCCTTGTATCACAGCAACTGGCTGTTTAGCTGAGTTCGATGGTTACTCATCAACCGATCATTACTATCGTGATAAAAGCACACAAACCATTGAGTTAAGAGCGCTATCAAAAGCGGGTAGTGAGTTATTCAACGGCACTACTAACTGGGTTGCTGGCCTTTACTTTAAACAAGATGACGAAGATTTATTAAGGCAATACACCTACAATGATGGTGATTTTAATTCTAACAATTCCAGTACTACTATCGCAGCTTATGGCCAGCTTGATAGCCGCTTGTCAAAACAGTTAACCTTAACCACAGGTCTACGGGTGGAAAATAGACAAGCGGATTATAAAAACTCAGACAGCTTTAACGAAGAAGCTGACGATACCATGGTGGGCGGTAAAATTGTTTTATCTTACCAAGCATCAAAAGACAGCTTATGGTACGGCTCTATTAACCGAGGTTATAAAGCCGGTGGTAACAACACCGATGGCCGCTTAGCCGATCAATTTCGCAGTTTTGCACCAGAATACTTAACCAACTATGAGCTGGGTTATAAAGTTTCTTTACTTGATAATAACGCGCAAATTCGTACCGCCGTGTTCTATATGGACAGAACCGATATGCAGGTGAAAAGCTCACAAACTATCGTCCGCGAAGACGGCAGCACTGAATTTATTGAGTTTTTAGGTAATGCCGCAACCGGTAAAAACTATGGTCTGGAAATTGATGCTAGCTGGCAAGTGAGTGACTCAGTTGATGTTTATGGCGCATTAGGTTTACTTGAGTCAGAGTTTAATGACTATGTTGATGCCAAAGGCAACTCTTTAAACAACGAAGAGCAATCACACGCACCTGCTTATCAATTTAATATTGGTATTAACTACCAGCCAACTGAATATTGGTTATTTAATATCTCGGTTGATGGTAAAGATGAATTCTACTTCTCAGATACCCGTTACTATTACGGTGACAGAATTAGCAAAGACGATTTAACCTCTGAATCTGTCGCATTACTGAATGCTTCAGTGGCTTACTTACAAGATAACTGGCAAGTAAAACTTTGGGGCCGTAACCTAACCGATGAAGATTACGCCAACAGAGGCTTTTATTTCCCTAATGACCCACGCGATGGCTATACTGCAAAACAGTACACGCAATTATCTGAGCCATTAGTATTTGGCGTAACCTTTGATTATCAATTTTAA
- the pnuC gene encoding nicotinamide riboside transporter PnuC produces MQALLNYFINLPLLELTAMLLALAYVILAAKGSLWCWPAAFISTALYTYIFYDVLLLMDSALNGYYLVMAAYGYWCWQQKPNNSNESESAITIVSWQLSWHIKACLILAVIACALGYFMANYTPAAFPYLDTFTTVYAVFATYLVTQKVLENWLYWIVIDLVSIYLYIEKSLLPTAVLFIIYVVIAVYGYLTWRKQYQHKQVPLASTPVVEG; encoded by the coding sequence ATGCAAGCATTACTAAACTATTTCATTAACTTACCCTTGCTAGAGCTAACTGCCATGCTGTTAGCGCTAGCTTATGTAATTTTAGCGGCTAAAGGCTCTTTATGGTGCTGGCCAGCCGCATTTATTAGCACCGCCTTGTATACCTATATTTTTTACGACGTATTGCTTTTAATGGATAGCGCCTTAAACGGCTATTACTTAGTAATGGCCGCCTATGGTTATTGGTGCTGGCAGCAAAAGCCTAACAATAGCAATGAAAGTGAATCAGCAATAACCATAGTTTCTTGGCAGCTCAGTTGGCATATTAAAGCTTGTTTGATCTTAGCGGTAATAGCCTGTGCACTAGGCTATTTTATGGCGAATTACACGCCGGCGGCCTTTCCTTATTTAGATACCTTCACCACAGTTTATGCGGTATTTGCCACTTACTTAGTCACGCAAAAAGTACTCGAAAACTGGCTGTATTGGATAGTGATCGATCTAGTGTCTATTTATCTTTATATCGAAAAATCACTGCTACCAACCGCAGTACTTTTTATTATTTATGTTGTCATTGCCGTATACGGCTACCTAACATGGCGCAAACAATATCAGCACAAGCAAGTGCCATTAGCATCAACACCTGTCGTTGAAGGTTAG
- a CDS encoding DUF4212 domain-containing protein, with product MENKEAYWQENLRLIFICLAIWFAVSFGLGLLLVEPLNAIRLGGYKLGFWFAQQGSIYSFLGLIFWYGAKMNKLDKKYHSEG from the coding sequence GTGGAAAATAAAGAAGCATATTGGCAGGAAAACCTGCGCTTGATCTTTATCTGTCTTGCAATCTGGTTTGCGGTTTCATTTGGCTTAGGTCTACTTCTGGTAGAACCATTAAATGCAATTCGCTTAGGAGGGTACAAACTTGGTTTTTGGTTTGCACAGCAAGGCTCTATCTATTCATTCTTAGGTTTGATCTTTTGGTATGGTGCCAAAATGAACAAACTTGATAAAAAATATCACTCGGAGGGCTAA
- a CDS encoding putative nucleotidyltransferase substrate binding domain-containing protein: protein MDTELSEITTFIQSIPPFDSLPKQVLAQLVRELNINYVRKNELLPPQGINEPRLYILRKGAISCLSANNELIAKLGEGDLCTAFCSEEIAQHDGISQVQTDEDSLVYSVDTQILSNIGEKFPSISDFFSHDSAQRLKTKMSKVNEEAILASTLMNTSVSNFYHSPVATIESKASIQQAAIQMTEQGFSCLVVVNGEEPVGIITDKDIRRRCVAQGLAITNAISDIMTANMSTIDIKNNAYDALMTMTAKHIHHLPVTKYGRLVGMVTVTDLINNEGHNAINLSSIIHKANSIEELKEISNLLPKLQIRLAKLGSSADHVGKSVSAITMAFTKRLIEMAEYKFGQAPVPYAWLAAGSQARQEQLAHSDQDNAIIICDSMKPYDDAWFESLANFVCDGLAECGFIYCPGDIMATNRKWRQPKKIWQQYFNGWVDTPSPKALLNCSVFFDLDTIYGDKSLLDDVKAVVLKKTQSSTLFLAHLSKNALGLRPPLGFFRDFVLKQNGKHKATLDLKHNGIAPVVDLARIYALAEGISAVNTIERIQQAAGTPSLTRASAENLIDAYEFLGMLRVEHQAKALIRGESANNYLSPKEISKLEREHLKDAFKVIKTLQDARQSSF, encoded by the coding sequence ATGGATACAGAACTTTCTGAAATCACAACATTTATTCAAAGCATTCCTCCTTTTGATAGTTTGCCAAAGCAAGTACTGGCACAACTTGTTCGCGAGCTAAACATTAATTATGTACGCAAAAATGAACTGCTACCGCCACAAGGCATTAATGAGCCTAGGTTATACATACTGAGAAAAGGCGCCATTAGCTGTTTATCGGCCAATAATGAGTTAATTGCCAAGCTTGGCGAAGGTGATTTATGTACCGCGTTTTGTAGTGAAGAAATAGCTCAACACGATGGTATTAGCCAAGTACAAACTGACGAAGACAGCTTAGTGTATAGCGTAGACACGCAAATTCTCAGCAATATTGGTGAAAAGTTTCCCAGCATCAGCGACTTTTTCAGTCATGATTCTGCCCAACGCTTAAAAACCAAAATGTCTAAAGTTAACGAAGAGGCGATTTTAGCGTCAACGTTAATGAATACCTCGGTAAGCAACTTCTATCATAGCCCAGTTGCCACCATTGAAAGCAAAGCAAGCATTCAACAAGCGGCGATTCAAATGACTGAGCAAGGCTTTTCTTGTTTAGTGGTCGTTAATGGCGAAGAGCCGGTTGGCATTATCACAGATAAAGATATTCGCCGTCGCTGCGTCGCCCAAGGTTTAGCAATCACTAACGCCATCAGTGACATCATGACCGCGAATATGAGCACCATAGATATTAAAAATAATGCTTATGATGCGCTAATGACCATGACAGCAAAGCACATTCATCATTTACCAGTGACTAAATATGGCCGCTTAGTGGGCATGGTGACGGTAACAGATCTCATTAACAATGAAGGTCATAACGCCATCAACCTCTCAAGCATTATTCATAAAGCCAATAGCATTGAAGAGCTGAAAGAAATCAGTAACTTACTGCCAAAATTACAAATACGTTTGGCTAAGCTAGGTAGCAGTGCTGATCACGTCGGTAAAAGTGTCAGTGCCATCACTATGGCATTTACCAAACGTCTTATTGAAATGGCAGAATATAAGTTTGGTCAAGCGCCTGTGCCTTATGCCTGGCTAGCGGCTGGCTCACAAGCAAGGCAAGAGCAACTGGCTCATTCAGACCAAGATAATGCCATTATTATTTGCGATAGCATGAAACCATACGATGATGCTTGGTTTGAAAGTTTAGCCAACTTTGTTTGTGATGGTTTGGCTGAATGTGGCTTTATTTATTGTCCCGGCGATATTATGGCCACCAATAGAAAGTGGCGACAACCTAAAAAAATCTGGCAGCAATATTTTAATGGCTGGGTTGATACGCCAAGCCCGAAAGCGTTATTAAATTGCAGTGTCTTTTTTGACTTAGATACCATCTATGGTGATAAATCTTTACTAGACGACGTTAAAGCCGTGGTACTGAAAAAAACGCAAAGCAGTACCTTGTTCCTCGCACACCTGTCAAAAAATGCCTTAGGGCTTAGACCGCCACTGGGCTTTTTCCGTGATTTCGTTCTTAAACAAAATGGCAAGCACAAAGCCACGCTTGATTTAAAACACAATGGCATAGCGCCGGTAGTAGATTTGGCACGCATCTACGCACTAGCTGAAGGTATTAGCGCAGTTAACACTATAGAGCGCATTCAACAAGCCGCAGGCACGCCGTCACTCACGCGCGCTTCCGCTGAAAACCTAATTGATGCCTATGAGTTTTTGGGCATGCTTAGAGTAGAGCATCAAGCAAAAGCACTGATACGTGGCGAAAGTGCCAATAACTATTTATCACCAAAAGAAATATCAAAACTGGAGCGTGAACATTTAAAAGATGCCTTTAAAGTGATAAAAACCCTGCAAGATGCTAGGCAGTCGAGCTTTTAA